GAGGAGGGAAGGCTGTTGAAGAGCGCTCTATTACTCGGAAGGGAGGATGGAAGGCTGTTGAGAAGCGCTCTATTACTCGgaagggaggacggaaggctgttgaGGAGCGCTCTATTACTCGGAAGGGAGGAGGGAAGGCTGTTGAAGAGCGCTCTATTACTCGGAAGGGGGGATGGAAGGCTGTTGAGGAGCGCTCTGTTACACTgaagggaggacggaaggctgttgaAGAGCGCTCTATTACACTGAAGGGAGGATGGAAGGCTGTTGAGAAGCGCACTATTACACTgaagggaggacggaaggctgttgaGGAGCGCTCTATTACACTGAAGGGAGGATGGAAGGCTGTTGAGAAGCGCTCTGTTACACTgaagggaggacggaaggctgttgaggagcgttctattacactgaagggaggacggaaggctgttgaGGAGCGCACTATTACTCGGAAGGGAGGACGGAAGACTGTTGAGGAGCGCACTATTACTCAgaagggaggacggaaggctgttgaGAAGCGCTCTATTACCCTGAAGGGAGGACAGAAGGCTGTTGAGGAGCGCTCTATTACACTgaagggaggacggaaggctgttgaGGAGCGCTCTATTACTCGGAAGGGAGGATGGAAGGCTGTTGAGAAGCGCACTATTACACTGAAGGGAGGACTGAAGGCTGTTGAGGAGCGTTCTATTACACTGAAGGGAGGATGGAAGGCTGTTGAGAAGCGCTCTATTACACTGAAGGGAGGATGGAAGGCTGTTGAGGAGCGCTCTATTACACTGAAGCgaggacggaaggctgttgaAGTGCGCTCTATTACACGGAAGGGAGGATGGAAGGCTGTTGAAGAGCGCTCTATTACTCGgaagggaggacggaaggctgttgaGGAGCGCTCTATTACTCGGAAGGGCGGATGGAAGGCTGTTGAAGAGCGCTCTATTACTCGgaagggaggacggaaggctgttgaGGAGCGCTCTATTACTCGGAAGGGAGGATGGAAGGCTGTTGAGGAGCGCTCTATTACATGGAAGGAAGGACAGAAGGCTGATGAAGATCGCTCTATTACACTGAAGGGAGGACGGGGTGAAGGAACTCTCCCTCCTGAGCTTCTAACTCCTCATTCTGAGACCTCTGGTTTTAGAGTCAATGGCCAGTCGGCTACCCCTCTCCCTAGTTGATGGTGTCTCAGGGAAACCCCATTCCTTTCTCCCAAAACTTCATGGAGTTCCACTCCTGTCTGCTCAATCTCTCCACACTGAACAAATGTTCCCTAACCTATCCTATCCCAGGAATTGATCAGGGGACCCttcagacaccccccccccccagccctcaATCTGTGGTGAGTCTGTCCTTCctctgggagggagaccagaATGTGCAGGACATACTGAGAACCCTCTCCCCTGGGGAATCAGAGTGAAGGAACGCGTCTCGGTGAGGAAAGATGCACACTGCACGGATGAATCGGGGGGCTGGGGTCCCTGGAGATGGTGCTGGTGTGAGAACAGGAAGTGCAGAAGCACTGGATTGAGGAATTCCTGATTGTGACAACAGAAGCTGCTCTCCCACCCCCAACCTATACCGACAGGTTAACTGACACGGGTGACGGGACAGGGAGGGCTGTGAGCACCCAGCTTCAACAGGTCCAATGTGTCCTGTTTCTGTAGGGGTACTTCTCTGCATTTtctccccactccctctctctttttctttctttcacatTCACACTCTCCCCCTGTATGTCATTTCAGACTTTCTTTCCCTCCTGCCGCCCTTCTCTTTCTTTTAGTCTCCCTCACCTCTTCTGCCTATCTCTCTCTTACCATTCACTCAGTCACTATCTCCTTCCCTGCCCGCCTCTATTCCCAATGGAATACGACTAGGTAGGGATAACCATCACTCCGCACCACTCCCATGTTTGTCCCAAGGTACAGAGATGCCAGCGTCTCCAATGCGAACAGACTTGGAAAGACAATGTGTCAGAGCTGCAGCCTTCTGCATTAACGTAGTGcccatctccatccacacctaaaTTGCTGTGATcccagaaccaggtttattatgtgatgtgaaatttgttaacttagcagctgcagttccatgcaatgcataatctagcagagagagaaaaaaataaacaaaataaaaataataaataaatcaattacaatatacatatattgaatagatttttaaaaacatacaaaaacaggaatactgcatattttaaaaaagtgaggtagtgtgcaagggttcactgtccatttaggaatcagatgacagaggggaagaagctgttccttaatcaccgagtgtgtgccttcaggcttctgtacctcctacctgattgtaacagtgagaaaaggacatgtcctgggtgctggaggatggatgctgcctttctgagacaccgttccttgaagatgccctgggtactttgtgggctagtacccaagatggagctgactagatttacaaccttctgcagttacTTTCGGTCatgtacagtagcccctccataccagtcagtgatgcagcctgtcagaatgctctccacagtacatctatagaagtttttgagtgtatttgttgacatgccaaatctcttcaaactcctaatgtacTGACACTGTCTTCATTAAACTACATCGatctgttgggaccaggttagatcctcagagatcttgacacacaggaacctgaaactgttcactctctccacttctgatccctctctgaggattggtatgtgttccatcgtcttacctttcctgaagtccacaatcagctctttcatcttggtGCCTTAAAATTTACACACATAAGATCCCACCGGGAGAAATCCCCCTCTGATCTCAACCGAGTTTGGAGTGATGTTGGGTGAGGTGTTTGAGCCCCAGGCGAAGAGCCACCCTCTCCAATTGTGTCTATGGAAGCTTTGTCTCCAACAGACTGGGTCTCATTTGAAAGTATATGGTATCACCGCCcggtaaggtgagggagggggcgcGGTGCTGCTACATGGGATTGAAagaaactgcaggaagttgtaaacttagctccatcatgagcaccaggacgtcttcaaggaatgatgcctcaaaaaggcagcatccatcattaaagacctccaatcacccaggtcatgccttgttctcattgctaccatcagggaggaggtgcagaagcccgaaggcacacaatCGATGATTCAGCGTCTTTCTTCCTCCCACCATGTGATTTCTGAATCTATGAACAGTACCTCATTACAttttttatttattacttatttaatttaacaaatataatttattttgaacttatagtcctttaacatttttggactatttttactgtgcccatggtgtttttttaaatcagttatgctattgtttgcactgttgtaactatgtggttttgtgcaggtcttgtagctttagtttttggtcttgttttgtctggtgggattggagctcctttccggggaacgcgctaagatggtagcgcgatattaatacgcagcagcctctccagactctggattggggattgccaaacgttaagtggattttctggtgtagtctgttttgtcatatgcttttgtgatatcattctggaggaacgttgtctcattttttaactgcattgcatttgtggtttctaaatgacaataaactgactcTGAATATAAACACATAATCCAGTAAGTATCGCATTTtagtgctgccacaaagacaacaaatttcactacaaatgtcagtgatattaaagctgactcTGCCTCCTCATAGACCCCCCACAGTGCTTCGTCTTCAAAAAACCTCCACAGCTTACTCCTCACCACTTCTCCATAGTGCTCCCACTTCACCGCCCCCTCCCAGAGTGGCAACTGCTGAGACGTGAAGTAATTGGGAGGGAAGGGACCAGAGACAACTCGGGGGGAGTGGGGGCAATCCACAGGTTAGACTCAGGCAGGCTCTTCCCCACCTGTGCACCCTCCACCCCCATCCTGCCTACTACCATTCCCCTCCCAGCACACCGAGCCAGTTTTGATACAAAAGGCAAACACAGCAGAGTTGAATGAATATTTATTTGTTAGTCAGTGAGGCAGTTAGTGGGGATAACAAGCACCCCGACCGAGTTCACTCCATCCAAACCGAGGCATCCgggacagagaggggaggaaTCGACAGAAGTCATTGTCATTGCAGCAGAGGTTGAAGGGTGTGGGAAACTGAGAAGGGGGctggagaagtggggggggggtgttgaaaaTTAGGGTGAGGCTGAGATGGAGGGGGAAGTGAGACCCCATAGGGAGGGACAGAGGGGATGGGAGGCTCAGGAAGGGCTGTGGCAGAGACCTGGGGAAGGTGGTAACGATGAGGGTGGGCACCAGACCCAGTCTGGCCTTCAGTTGACCTCCTCCTCAGCTGGCTGCTCCCTTAGACCATCAAACAGACCCTGGAAGCGGCTGGTCAGATTTTCAGCCTCGGTCTGGAACCAGCTGCGGAGAGAGGCCATTCCTTCCTCCAGGGCGCTGCGCAGGCTCTGGGCGTCCTGGCCTGCCCGCTCCTGCAGGCTCTGCGCCTGCCGCTGTACCTCTGCCAGCTTCTCCTGGAAGCCCTGGCGCAGGGACTCCAGCTTCTCCTGCAGCCGGTTGGCAGTTTCTGTGGCCACGGGCTCCAGCGCCTGGTGCAACCCATCGGCCACCCGCTGGCCCTGGCTCTCCAGAAGCTCCTGGTACTCCTGGAACTTGCGGTGGATCTCTTCCTGTTCGCGGGTCAGCCGCTTGCGGTACTTGCGCAGGTAGATGCCCAGCATGCGGCGGGTGTCGCTGAGGCCCTGCTCGGCCAGGAGATGACCCTCGTGCTGGTAC
This sequence is a window from Hemitrygon akajei chromosome 1, sHemAka1.3, whole genome shotgun sequence. Protein-coding genes within it:
- the LOC140725534 gene encoding uncharacterized protein, translated to MVVDSRPCLFPSIPLPYLPQLTASRASQEPPSELQTKWEEVVEKVWSLASQVYHSTEAILSDTQLESQFRELITECLTQLNATAEDLRSRLGPRSEEFRLDMEQLQERLERDLSALQSKVQVYQHEGHLLAEQGLSDTRRMLGIYLRKYRKRLTREQEEIHRKFQEYQELLESQGQRVADGLHQALEPVATETANRLQEKLESLRQGFQEKLAEVQRQAQSLQERAGQDAQSLRSALEEGMASLRSWFQTEAENLTSRFQGLFDGLREQPAEEEVN